The Trichoderma breve strain T069 chromosome 2, whole genome shotgun sequence DNA segment CTACACGCCAAAGCAGAGAGTACCAGTCGGCACGGCGATTCTCGATCCCAAGAACGGTGTCACCGAGAAATCCATTGCTCCTGCATTCCAGCCGATCTCAATCCGGGGCCTCACGTTCCAAAATCGCATCTGGGTTGCCCCGATGTGCATGTATAGCTGCCAAGATGGCATGTTTAGTGACTTTCACGTAGCCCACTACGGACAGTGGGCAATGAGAGGGTCTGCTTTGATCCATTTGGAAGCGACTGCAGTGACAGCCAGAGTAGGCCAATTTCCTGTTCATCGATGTTAAAAGACTATGATGGTGTATTGATCAACGAAAAATTAGGGCCGCAATACGCCCCAGGATGCCGGTATTTGGTCTGACGATCATATTGCTCCTCTAAAGAGAATTGTTGACCTCATCCACTCGCAATCGCAAAAGGTCGCAATTCAGCTCCAGCACGCCGGCCGCAAAGGTAGCGTTACTCCGCCATGGCTGGGTCTCCGTCTTGTTCCTGACGAATTTGATGGGTACGCCAACCAGGTGCAGGGTCCTACAGCTGAGCCCTGGAACGAGAACTATGCGACCCCTGGAGAGATGTCGGAAGACGAGATTCTTGAGGTCATCGAAGCCTATGGCCAAGCTGCGCGCAGGGCTGTTGAGGCAGGTGTTGACGTGATTGCTGTCCATGGAGCTCATGGATATTTGTTACACTCATTCGCATCACCTGCGGTAAGACTATTGATCATATTTCATCAAGCCTCTTGTTAGAAGTAATGCTTATGCCAATGAGCAGACGAATAAACGAAGAGATCAATGGGGTGGAAGCTTTGAGAACCGCACACGAATCGGTGTGGAGATCATTCGTGCTATACGACGCAATATCCCAGAGAACATGCCTGTCTTTTGGAAGATCTCAGCTGTAGACTGGCTACCAAAGGGAGAAGGATGGGAGCTGGAAGATACTCTGCGATACATCCCTATCCTCGCCGCAGAAGGCGTGGATCTTTTTGATGTCTCAAGCGGAGGTACGGACCGGAGACAGCAGGTTCAGCTTGGCCAACAATACCAGGTTCCATTCGCCAAGGCTGTCAAGGATCTTAAGTTGCCCAACGTATTTGtggctgctgttggctgGATTCGAGATGCCGACACAGTTCATTATGTATAGCGTCCCCTAATTTCCTGTCTTATGAGTTTGATGACTGACAAATTATACGCTATAGATCTTGAGCAATGGAAAAGCCGATGTTGTGCACGTCGCACGAGAGTTTCTACGCGATCCCAACTTTGTCCAGCGAGTCGCACTCGCGACGGGCACTGAAGTTACTTGGGTTGATCAATATCACCGCGCTCCCAGTATGTGGCCATCCTGAAGTCTATCGAGTCGACTCTTCCTAACAAAGTCTTTCAGTGAACCGAAAATATGTTGAGTCTACGACGACCATTACAACAGACGCAAAAGTGTCGAAAGATGTAATTCGATCGCACGATGATCAGGTATCAAACAAGCTAGCTTCCAAGTAGGATGAGACTTTAGATCAAAACTCGtagaacaaaaaaaataCAAACTCATCGGCCCAGGCGGTACCCATAATGGTGTGCATGGACTTAATGGCCTAGGGAATTGTTCGCTGAGAGTGATTACGAAACTCTTCAAACACGCGTCTTATGTGTATCCAAATTGCGAGATGATTACACACGCACTGCATACAATTAAGAACAGTCTCCTACCAACTTTATCCAGCTATTTCTGGATTCTTAACTGCAGAATTCACTCGTAACAAACGCTAACCTCGCTAATATCGCTAACATCACCATTCCAACAGCCTGACCAGAGCAACCTGATGCTGGTAAGCATATCATTAAGCGCTAAGATTCAGGCGCGACACGACGCTACAAAACACTTGAATACAGCGTCCTTTTATATAGCACCTATCAGAGTTCATAATTTTCACGTTGACCAAGTTGAATGAAGTCTTTTCGATTCATCAAAGCGAATACCAAAATAATCATACAATCACAATTTACCAAGACATGTTTATAACGCCAAGTCAATTGAAGATGTCGGATACAGAGGACACGGATAGTAAGCTGTAACGGCTTGGAGGGCGTGTTAGCAATGTATCCGAAAAGTGCGTCGGAAACTGATCCTTGATCGTGGTTATCAGGCTACAATGAACTACTGGTGGCAGATGATGTGAATACTGGAGCCATAGTGTCAGCCAGCCACGGCTTATTGCTTATACCAATAGAAGAACCGAAATTCTTAGCCAGAGCACTCGCATATGCAGTGCAACCTCGGTCCGATATTGTTGATTGGTTTACATGAAAGCACAGCCGCACAGCTGCCGGTGACATGAACCCCCCGCACCCAGCATCAAACCCAGGACAGGCGTTTCTGAAGTGAAGAGGGCAATCAATAAGACCTTGAATATAGAAATTTAACAGCGCGATTGCTTTTgaagcagcaagaaaaaaaagcagaagaatGACTTTTTGTCaaacccccccccccccggCAAATGAACACTGGAGGTCAAACAGCACGGTGTTACACGATCTGTCACATATACAGCAATCAGTTTTATGAGAATAATATGACGTGGTTACAGTCTTGTTGTCCAGCCAATCGTACAGATGAAACTTGCAACGGGAATTTTtgaagctctccagctcttccgaGTGCAGCTGAGATGGACCATCGGCTCCTCCATTGGTATAGCTGCATCCACACACACCCCTCAGCTCCCCACAATCTCAATTAGGACTTTGACTTAATATATTCTATAGGTGGTGAGTATTCCACATCATACATGCGAATGATGAATGCCTGCAACGAAAGACAAATTTCATTCATTAGGTTAGGGGCTTTGATGTATATGTAGAGTGATGCCTAGGACTTACAACATATAAATAGGCTGTCTAAGCCGCTCTTCATGATTTCTATTTCCTACACAATCATTTCGTATCGAAAACACAACATCTTTCTAATCGTCGGAAATTGATACAAGCAGCTATGGCTACCCCTTTTGTCATCAATGCTAGGACCGCGGTTGCCGCTACGGCGACATCTACCTCTACATCTCGAGTATACTTCCAAGATACTGAGAACGGCATCCGTGAAGTAACTTACGACAATGGAAATTGGACCGTATCCAACGATGTGTTATTCTCTGCCAAGCGTTCCACTCCACTTGCTGTTATCAGTTGGGATGAGGGAAAACAGGTGATTCCCTTGACTTCGCCGTATTCAGGGGAAAATATTGACAGGAAGTGTAGGTTCGGATCTACTGTGTTTCTTCTGAGGGTGTGCTTCAAGAGTGGTGCGGTATCAACGGGCACTGGGGTCCGGGTTACCTCACAGATTTGGGAGTGCGCGTGGCACCAAACACCTCTATCGCTGCTACACACTGGGATAAAACGACTATTCGGGTCTATTGCCAAGGTAATGCTTCAGCATAACGGATCATTATAGCATGAACTAATCTGGTCCTTATGACAGAGGAGAACTCAACTGCCATTCAAGAATTCTGCGTCGGCCATCCCTGGAAGAGAGGTTCCACCCTCCCAATAGCCGACTCGGGATCCAACCTTGCAGCCTTGTCATTTAAGGACGGGGGCAAAATCCATTTGAGAGTTTACTACCAAGCTCCAGATCTCAGTCTAAGGGAACACTGTTATGACGGCGGCTGGTCTGAAGGTAAGAAGTCATCATGCTATATTATCTCGGGGCGTGTCAGAAGCTAAAGATATCATTACAGGCGGCTTTAGCCCTGGAGTTGCGATCAAGAGTTCTGCGATTGCTGCCACTTCATGGGGTGAAGCTGTAGATGGCGTGCAGCTCCGTGTGTTCTGGCAGGACAATCATGGGCTGCTGAGAGGCTATAGGTGGTCTAGGGGATGGGAGTCTTCAGGATCTTTAAATCTTATACCAGTTGCTACACGCATTTCTGCGACCAACTGGGATAATGGAAGCAGTGTTAGAGTGTACTACCAGGTGAATGATGGCACAATCTCCGAAGAGGTCACCCATAGCTTGACAACCACTATTATTCAAGTCTAGATAGAACATGGCCCTACTATAGGCTCTTGAAATTGCAGGTATTATGATCTGTCGAGCTAAGTTGTTTAATAGCATTGCAGGAGCTCACATCTCAGATTATATTCCACTTTGCTCCCACTACTTGATCATTTCCAATGGGGCCCTCATATGAACCCTCTTCAGAAACGCGATCAGGTCGGCTAATCAAAGGCTCCGGTAGATAGGTAGAATCTTTCGAGATCCGGGAGATTGTCCGGGAGATTGCAACGTCCTTTTCAAATGAGTTCTTCACACGGTTTGTGATCTTAACACAGTTTAACGAATGGGTTGAACTAGAGCTGACTCGTGTCAACTAGAACTTACTTTTCTGAGCAGTTAACACGAATGAATTTTCACAAATATTCCCTTGTTGACACTCAGCTACCCcattatataataataattaagcAAATACCATCCATGAGTGGGAGAGTAGAGCATTTCCCATTTATTGAACATCCATAGAAACTTATATCATTCTCATTTGCACTTGATAGTTTATATATTGCTTCTAGTGAGTCTGTGCCCCAGGAATATAACGCAGTATTTTAATTATTGAAAAGTATATGAACAAATAACTTGTAACGATATGCTAATCCATGATATCTTAGGACGATGGTATGTTTGTGGCGGTCGTATCAAAATCTACACGATGACATATTTACCAGACACTTTGCGCCAGACTTACTAGAAAGAAACGCGTATATAAAACCACATTTGTCATCTTACCGTTGAGCATGCacttaaagttatattaaagtaagaCACTACTGTCAAATTCCGTGTATGATCTCGGCCGAATTTGCCAATGGCTTCCGAGGAGGCGACATACTTTTAGATATCTGACATAAGTCGTATTATTGGTTTGCCTTTTGGAAAAGTCGCCAAGACACAATAATGGAAGCCTAATTCTCATTTCCTTCATCTACCGGCGACCTAAGATTAGAAATCGTCTACACACCTATACAGTATACTTGAAGATACAAATATCTACTTCGTTAACCACCCTATATCCTCACCACCCCTAATGATCAGCCAGTGGCAACTATTACGACTAAGAAATAAAACCAactcagcttctccaaaatTTACTTCGCCTATGACCACCTTTTTACGTACATAAGCTCCCATTTTGGAGAGAACAAGGTGTATGACTCGCGCTCATGAATCAGTCTGCAGTCGAAGCTAACTAAGCGTATTTCGCTCTCCGTCCAAAACACATCCATGCTTTTGGCTTCCTCTTAGtgttttaaaataattacgAAGTAATCGCCTCAGTATCCCTATTCAACCCGAAGCACCAGGGGGGGAGTGGTGCTTGCATGGAAGAAAAACGTGGCTGGTCTAATCCATGATCCAACGGGAACGCTCCCGGTGGTTCCCTAGTGAGTTTCGTGGGGGGAGGTGTGAAGAATCACATGAAGCTAGCAAGAAGTTGTACTTGGCTAGTGAAAACGGACGCCTGAACTTCGCAGCCGGGTTGGGGGTTGGTGTGTGTTTTTAGCTTGCCGAGTGCCGCCTATTGTCTCAACTGCACGAACCCTGACGAGACACAAAGGATTGGATCTTATATTGCTGCCTGTTGAGCATACGGGGGTTTGCGGGGACAGCTATTCCGGGGCAACGGGGGATTGGAGAAGTGGCTGATTTTAAGATGCTCTGTTGGGCTAGGTGCATTAGGTGGAACAAAGTCGTATGATGGAGCCAGCTGGAGCTGTAATTCGACGATCCGCACTACTGTCGCTGCTCGTAAACTAATAGCAGTAGCACGAAGTTCCACACTGGTGTtttccagatgaagaataaGCTGCAGAAGTGAAAACAACAGTGTAAGCAGAGCTCGGCTAAAGAAGTATTCTGCATTTTGCCGGAATATTTATGGACTAGCCAACGGCATTTCAGGCATTCGGTAGATCGATAGATCAGAAAATGCGAGTCTGCCGGACCTCAACTGACATGGTTTATAAGAGCGTGCATGTATTGGACCAGAGGCGTGTTACACTCCTCTACATGGGCAAGATATCTGGAAGCTCCTCATGTAACTCGATACGGCATGGTGGAATGCTATTCCAACTGGCTAGCATCGAGTTGCcacttttcatcttccaggaGAGCCTTCAGATGGTTATCCAGCCACTTCACGTCCTCTTTGCTCTCACCTGGACCACCGGCCCTAGACCTTTTGTTAGTTTTACGTACAGAAAGTTCCCACATACTGCTGGCTTTTTTTGAACATACCAGTGGCCCCAGACGGATGGGAATGGAATACACTTTCCAATTCCCTTTGTCATATGCTGCACCTCATACTCCGAATCTTCCGGCGGGAAGTAGAGGTCCGTCTTGCCTGGGAGAACTAACGTTTTAGCTTTGATGCTCTTCATAGCTAGCTCAAAGTTCTTATTGTAAGGTTCCTGGTCTGAGCTGTCTGCAGCCTGCCACGTGTGAAGCATGGTGAGAAGATTCTCAGGGTCTGGATGGGGGCGTCAGCAAGGACATGTACAATTCTCGACAAGCCGCGAAGCAAACCTTTTTTCAGGGCCCAATCCTCCCAAAAGTTGATCATGAAATCCTCAAGGTTCTTGTATCCTAGCTCCGTCTCATACAGCTTTTCCCGGTAGAACGCCTGACTGAATCCCCAGCCAGCATATCCACGACCAAAGGCCTTCAATCCAGTGACCCTTTCTTCTTGAGTCCACGCCCGATACGTCTGCGCTAACTCACCGGCCGCGCTACCAGCGGAAGATGCCCCCTTGGCGGCGAGTAGTGCACTCTTGACGCCTTCGAGAAACACCTGGTTATGCAGTGAAGTGCGCGCACTCCCGCAAAATGGCACGCCCAGATCCATGAAGTCGGGATACTGCGTCAGCCATTGATACGTTTGTCCGGCGCCCATGCTCCACCCCAGGACCATTCGAGCGTGTTTGACGCCAAGTTCCTCGGTTACGAGGCGATACTGTGCCGTAACATTATCCTTTACGGTGATGTTGGGAAACGGTCTGAGTGGCTCGCGGTGAGTGTTGGATGGACTACTGGACTGTCCATTGCCGAACAAAGCCGGGACAATAATGAAGTATTTGCGGGGATTGAGAGCTTTGTCTTCGCCAATAAGCCATTCGTTGTCTGAGATGGCGCCGCTGAACCACGAGGGGTAGATGATGGCGGGAGAGGAGGCATCACCAAAAGTCTTGTAGGCGATGAAAGCATCTGGAAGGGTCTCGCCGGAGACGAGCTTGAAGTCTCCTAGCTTGAAGGTCTTGTAATCTAATTCACTTCCCATAATTGTTACTTATCGCCGCGCCACGGGCAggttcttgttcttggatgaagagctgaagttgaagtCCTCTGCGGGGAAGAGACTTTGAACGCTTCAATCACGAGGGTTTCACGAGGGTTTTCCGAGGCAAGCCGAATAAAAGCGCAGCCAGTGCTGCAATTGAGACATGCGTCGCAGCCATTTTTTTGGAGAGTGGCACGGATAATGGTACCTGTTTCGATGAGATCTGTATTGAGGAGGGCGTGAGTGAGGGGAAGCTCCTCAGTTACACCACGGCGTTTTGGGCACGTGAGGTGCCAAGATCCGTGTATCTTGATCTGGTTGCTAACTGTGGAAAAGTATTGGTGAAACGGCTGTCAAATTGAAAGCTCAACGCAACTGGtcggtgatgccattgagacTTTCATGATGGCAGTGATGTAAGCACCTCTCACGACATTGGTAGATCTGACATCTACCGTGCTCTGTAGTACAAAGCGCATGAGTGGATGTCGTCAATAATCCGAGCAACTCGCAATAAGTGACTCCGGCTCCGACTCCGGACAGCGAAGCTGCATTATTAATTTGTCTCTCTTGCTTGTTGCTTCTTGTCACATGAATCCCTCTTACACTCTTTCAGCACATCAATAGAACAAATACGCTAGAGTCGAGTCAAATGGTAGAGTACATAGAATTGTAATCTTCACGGCGAAAAAAATTCCCGATCGGTCCGTCCCGTCAGCAGCCACAGTTAAACGGTGTTGACATTCGTTGTGCTCTGAGTGCCTGCGTATAAGTGAGAGGCATGGTGAGCGATAAGCTGACAGGAGAGAAAATTTTCACTGGAATCCAGCGAGATGCCCATTTTACCAGCTCTGACAGAGAAGCCTCCTTTCCCATCTCGAATCCCAATTTCCTGGGTCTAGTGCTCTGTAGCGCGGGCCGAGTCGAGAGTCCGTGGCGTCGCCGCGGCCGGTGCTGACGATGCAGGCATTCTAGCGCAAATTGCTGCATTCTCTCCCCGTTCTCTATTCCAACTCAGGTTGGTCCATCTTACAGTACAGACGTCTAGAAGGATGAAATGGAACAATGAAACGTGGTATCCCTCGTGGGCGACATGAAGAATGATTCATCCAACAGCACGGAGAAACTTTCATGGTGAATGCATATTAGTATAGGACAGGGTTGACTCTGAGGGTGTTGGTTAGATGAACAAATGGTAGTTCAGCCGGCgcctttttgcttctgcttcaagGGTAACAGGCAGTGACAGGCACCATGCCGCACGATAGATGAAAGGCTGGCGGTTTGAGAATGGCCATGGTTGACATGGTTGACAGCACTGTCGCCGTGATGGTGTCCTACTTTCTACTTGGCATCTTAGCGCCAACTTGCATTCGTCTTGGATTGCACACCTATTCAGCCCCCAGATGATGGCTTAATACAGCAGGCAGGCTCAGaaagggagggggaaaaTAGAATCGTCTGCTCCGTATTACTCCGTGATGCTGCGAAGATGCTGCCTGGGCTGATGGCATGACGTCCAATTCGACTTTCCTTTCCAGTCTTTGAGCTGCCATTATCATGCCCAGTGTCGTGTGGTGAGCAAGCGGCCATCCAACCAGCAAAAACGAGCTGCTCCCTCTCGCCCGGAATCTGTTGGCTCTCCGCAGTTCATGTCATCTCCCGCAGGCTGTGTGAGTGGGCACTGAATAGCGTTCTGGGTGCCTGGGGTTAATGAAGC contains these protein-coding regions:
- a CDS encoding NADH:flavin oxidoreductase / NADH oxidase family domain-containing protein, translating into MGSISESQYSDFRSEVVAGLPFYTPKQRVPVGTAILDPKNGVTEKSIAPAFQPISIRGLTFQNRIWVAPMCMYSCQDGMFSDFHVAHYGQWAMRGSALIHLEATAVTARGRNTPQDAGIWSDDHIAPLKRIVDLIHSQSQKVAIQLQHAGRKGSVTPPWLGLRLVPDEFDGYANQVQGPTAEPWNENYATPGEMSEDEILEVIEAYGQAARRAVEAGVDVIAVHGAHGYLLHSFASPATNKRRDQWGGSFENRTRIGVEIIRAIRRNIPENMPVFWKISAVDWLPKGEGWELEDTLRYIPILAAEGVDLFDVSSGGTDRRQQVQLGQQYQVPFAKAVKDLKLPNVFVAAVGWIRDADTVHYILSNGKADVVHVAREFLRDPNFVQRVALATGTEVTWVDQYHRAPMNRKYVESTTTITTDAKVSKDVIRSHDDQVSNKLASK
- a CDS encoding fungal fucose-specific lectin domain-containing protein, which produces MATPFVINARTAVAATATSTSTSRVYFQDTENGIREVTYDNGNWTVSNDVLFSAKRSTPLAVISWDEGKQVRIYCVSSEGVLQEWCGINGHWGPGYLTDLGVRVAPNTSIAATHWDKTTIRVYCQEENSTAIQEFCVGHPWKRGSTLPIADSGSNLAALSFKDGGKIHLRVYYQAPDLSLREHCYDGGWSEGGFSPGVAIKSSAIAATSWGEAVDGVQLRVFWQDNHGLLRGYRWSRGWESSGSLNLIPVATRISATNWDNGSSVRVYYQVNDGTISEEVTHSLTTTIIQV
- a CDS encoding alpha/beta hydrolase fold domain-containing protein codes for the protein MGSELDYKTFKLGDFKLVSGETLPDAFIAYKTFGDASSPAIIYPSWFSGAISDNEWLIGEDKALNPRKYFIIVPALFGNGQSSSPSNTHREPLRPFPNITVKDNVTAQYRLVTEELGVKHARMVLGWSMGAGQTYQWLTQYPDFMDLGVPFCGSARTSLHNQVFLEGVKSALLAAKGASSAGSAAGELAQTYRAWTQEERVTGLKAFGRGYAGWGFSQAFYREKLYETELGYKNLEDFMINFWEDWALKKDPENLLTMLHTWQAADSSDQEPYNKNFELAMKSIKAKTLVLPGKTDLYFPPEDSEYEVQHMTKGIGKCIPFPSVWGHWAGGPGESKEDVKWLDNHLKALLEDEKWQLDASQLE